A genomic region of Neisseria cinerea contains the following coding sequences:
- the accC gene encoding acetyl-CoA carboxylase biotin carboxylase subunit, whose amino-acid sequence MLKKVLIANRGEIALRVLRACREMGIATVAVHSEADKDSLHVKLADESVCIGPASSAQSYLNIPAIIAAAEVTDADAIHPGYGFLAENANFAEQVEQSGFIFIGPKADTIRLMGDKVSAKHAMIEAGVPCVPGSDGALPDDGEEILKIADKVGYPVIIKASGGGGGRGMRVVEKKEDLLQSVEMTKAEAGAAFGNPMVYMERYLQRPRHVEIQVIADEHGNAIYLAERDCSMQRRHQKVIEEAPAPFITEKERAKIGKACADACKRIGYRGAGTFEFLYEDGEFFFIEMNTRVQVEHPVTELITGVDIVQEQLRIAAGLPLQYKQKDIQVEGHAFECRINAEDPYNFIPSPGLIESCHLPGGFGIRVDSHIYQGYRIPPYYDSLIGKVCVVGKDRDQAMAKMRVALAELAITGIKTNTPLHRDLFNDPGFQKGGVSIHYLEHWLEDRKAKQDK is encoded by the coding sequence ATGCTGAAAAAAGTATTGATCGCCAACCGGGGCGAAATCGCCCTGCGCGTCCTGCGAGCCTGCCGTGAAATGGGCATCGCCACCGTCGCCGTCCATTCCGAAGCCGACAAAGACAGCCTGCACGTCAAACTCGCCGACGAATCCGTGTGTATCGGTCCCGCCTCCTCGGCGCAAAGCTATCTGAATATTCCCGCCATTATCGCCGCCGCCGAGGTTACCGATGCAGATGCCATCCACCCCGGCTACGGCTTCCTTGCCGAAAACGCCAATTTCGCCGAACAGGTCGAACAATCGGGCTTTATCTTCATCGGCCCTAAAGCAGACACCATCCGCCTGATGGGCGACAAAGTATCCGCCAAACACGCCATGATCGAAGCGGGCGTGCCTTGTGTTCCCGGCTCTGACGGCGCATTGCCCGACGACGGCGAAGAAATCCTCAAAATCGCCGATAAAGTCGGTTATCCCGTCATTATCAAAGCCTCCGGCGGCGGCGGCGGCCGCGGTATGCGCGTCGTCGAGAAAAAAGAAGACCTCCTCCAGTCTGTCGAAATGACCAAAGCCGAAGCAGGCGCGGCATTCGGCAACCCGATGGTTTACATGGAACGCTATTTGCAACGTCCGCGCCACGTCGAAATCCAAGTGATTGCCGACGAACACGGCAACGCCATCTACCTTGCCGAGCGCGACTGCTCCATGCAGCGCCGCCACCAAAAAGTCATCGAGGAAGCACCGGCTCCGTTCATCACTGAAAAAGAACGCGCCAAAATCGGCAAAGCCTGTGCCGACGCCTGCAAACGCATCGGCTATCGCGGCGCAGGTACGTTTGAATTCCTTTACGAAGACGGCGAGTTCTTCTTTATCGAGATGAACACACGCGTTCAGGTTGAGCATCCGGTTACCGAGCTCATCACCGGCGTGGACATCGTCCAAGAGCAATTGCGCATCGCGGCCGGCCTGCCGTTGCAATACAAACAAAAGGATATTCAAGTCGAAGGCCACGCGTTTGAGTGCCGTATCAACGCCGAAGATCCGTACAACTTTATCCCAAGCCCGGGTCTGATTGAGAGCTGCCATCTGCCCGGCGGCTTCGGTATCCGCGTCGACAGCCATATTTACCAAGGCTACCGCATCCCTCCTTACTACGACAGCCTGATCGGCAAAGTCTGCGTCGTCGGTAAAGACCGAGACCAAGCCATGGCTAAAATGCGCGTAGCCCTTGCCGAGCTGGCGATTACCGGCATCAAAACCAATACGCCGCTGCACCGCGACTTGTTCAACGACCCAGGTTTCCAAAAAGGCGGCGTCAGCATCCACTATTTGGAACACTGGCTGGAAGATCGCAAAGCCAAACAGGACAAATAA